A part of Thermocrinis albus DSM 14484 genomic DNA contains:
- a CDS encoding DsbC family protein, translating into MVRFVFFLFLIASFVQGEDIEKEFLKEQIKSVPLNKAVIVGKGKERVLVFMNPDCPHCRKEWQELKGCLHKLRLYVFLVPFPRFPESYQKSAYVVCSKNHLRALDEVLSGKWDQRPLPVKSCPLLKEHERIAKEMGVSAVPYNILLRDYTVVSGYSPDLRKKLSCDR; encoded by the coding sequence ATGGTACGTTTTGTCTTCTTCCTCTTTCTCATCGCCTCCTTTGTGCAGGGAGAGGATATAGAGAAGGAGTTTCTAAAGGAGCAGATCAAGAGTGTTCCTTTAAACAAAGCGGTGATAGTTGGCAAAGGAAAAGAGAGAGTTTTGGTTTTTATGAACCCTGACTGCCCTCACTGTAGAAAAGAATGGCAGGAACTGAAGGGTTGTCTTCATAAACTGCGCCTTTACGTGTTTTTGGTACCTTTTCCCAGATTTCCCGAAAGCTATCAAAAGTCCGCCTATGTGGTCTGTTCTAAGAATCATCTAAGAGCCCTCGACGAGGTTCTTTCGGGAAAATGGGATCAAAGGCCTCTACCTGTAAAGTCATGTCCTCTTCTCAAAGAGCACGAAAGGATAGCTAAGGAAATGGGTGTGTCTGCAGTCCCCTATAATATCCTCCTAAGAGATTATACGGTGGTCAGTGGTTACTCACCTGACCTTAGAAAAAAGTTATCGTGTGACAGGTAA
- a CDS encoding FAD-binding oxidoreductase has protein sequence MLGILRRKPEDKLIEILGKDKVLTSLVERKLYSYDATPIPIERAVPMAVVFPENHHDVEKLVEVCYQEDIAIFPRGAGSGLTGGAVPTVERGVVVSFERMNRFRVDLDNAVAYAEPGVVTAQLQEYVESLGLFYPPDPSSFKYSTIGGNIAENAGGPRCLKYGVTREYVLGLTAVIKEGKTVKTGGPVIKDVAGYDITRLLVGSEGTLGLITEAVLKLIPKPRARLTALAIFHNLEDVGHAVTKIFTSGVFPSALEFMDKNAIRAVEEFKPVGLPKDAEAVLLIEVDGTPQSVQEDIKLVKELLEGMKVKVETASTEEEAQKLWTARKNLGPALGNLKTGKINEDIVVPRSTLHQVIPKVREIAQKYQLMVAVFGHIGDGNLHVNFLYDKANREEEERAEQAVDEVFEMTLAFGGSITGEHGVGLTKRKFLKWQMGDVGYELLKSIKSVFDPKNLFNPGKMLEV, from the coding sequence ATGTTGGGCATACTGAGACGGAAGCCAGAGGACAAGCTTATAGAGATACTGGGAAAAGACAAGGTGCTTACTTCATTGGTGGAGAGGAAGCTCTACTCCTACGATGCCACACCCATACCTATAGAGAGAGCGGTTCCCATGGCGGTGGTGTTTCCGGAAAATCACCATGACGTGGAGAAACTGGTGGAGGTGTGTTATCAGGAAGATATAGCCATCTTTCCGAGAGGTGCAGGATCAGGACTGACTGGGGGTGCGGTTCCTACCGTGGAACGGGGTGTGGTGGTTTCCTTTGAACGGATGAATCGCTTTAGGGTAGATCTGGATAACGCGGTAGCTTACGCTGAACCGGGTGTCGTAACCGCTCAGTTGCAGGAGTATGTAGAGTCCTTGGGACTGTTCTATCCTCCGGACCCTTCTTCCTTCAAATACTCCACCATAGGGGGGAACATAGCGGAGAACGCCGGTGGACCCAGATGTCTCAAGTACGGTGTCACGAGAGAGTACGTGTTAGGCCTTACGGCCGTCATAAAGGAGGGGAAAACGGTAAAGACAGGTGGCCCTGTGATAAAGGACGTAGCCGGTTATGACATCACCAGACTACTGGTAGGTTCGGAAGGCACGTTAGGACTCATCACAGAGGCTGTTTTGAAACTCATCCCTAAGCCAAGGGCGAGACTGACTGCTTTAGCTATCTTTCACAACCTGGAAGATGTAGGACATGCGGTCACCAAAATCTTCACGTCGGGAGTTTTTCCCTCTGCTCTTGAGTTTATGGACAAGAACGCCATAAGGGCGGTGGAAGAGTTCAAACCGGTGGGACTACCCAAAGACGCGGAAGCGGTCCTCCTCATAGAGGTGGACGGCACACCTCAGAGCGTGCAGGAAGACATAAAGCTGGTAAAAGAGCTGTTAGAAGGCATGAAGGTTAAGGTGGAAACGGCCAGTACCGAGGAAGAAGCTCAGAAGCTGTGGACAGCTAGGAAAAACTTAGGTCCTGCTCTCGGAAATCTCAAAACAGGAAAGATAAACGAAGATATAGTGGTCCCACGCTCCACCCTTCACCAGGTGATACCCAAGGTGAGAGAGATAGCCCAAAAGTACCAGCTTATGGTAGCGGTGTTTGGACACATAGGTGATGGAAACCTCCACGTGAACTTTCTCTATGACAAAGCTAACAGAGAAGAAGAGGAAAGGGCAGAACAAGCTGTGGATGAGGTTTTTGAGATGACGCTGGCCTTTGGTGGATCCATAACAGGAGAACACGGTGTGGGACTCACGAAAAGAAAGTTTTTGAAGTGGCAGATGGGAGATGTTGGTTACGAGCTACTGAAGTCTATAAAGTCTGTTTTTGATCCCAAAAACCTCTTCAATCCCGGTAAGATGCTGGAAGTATAG
- a CDS encoding L-threonylcarbamoyladenylate synthase, with the protein MSLVVSPSKVFRVAEVILEGGIAFAPTDTIYGLLANALDRRAVERLFAIRRPSGRPFLLLIPQEDWIEELGLIIGPRQRKLLSLGITLVIPKRTSVPLYLTRGRKSLAVRLPSSTAGFIRDLLKVVGVPLVAPSANPEGLKPATSVKEGMAYFGRRVNIYVDAGKIVGKPSTIVRLIGYRSVRLVREGNVPFREVLRFLSS; encoded by the coding sequence ATGAGTTTGGTGGTGAGTCCCTCCAAGGTGTTTCGGGTGGCCGAGGTTATACTGGAAGGAGGGATAGCTTTTGCACCCACCGATACCATATATGGCCTTCTGGCTAACGCTCTAGACAGGAGAGCGGTGGAGAGACTCTTCGCCATACGAAGACCTTCAGGAAGACCTTTTCTTCTGCTGATTCCTCAAGAGGACTGGATAGAGGAGCTGGGTCTCATTATAGGCCCACGCCAGAGAAAACTCCTCTCCCTTGGTATAACTCTGGTGATCCCTAAGAGAACATCTGTACCCCTTTACCTTACGAGGGGTAGGAAAAGTCTTGCCGTCAGGTTACCTTCTTCTACGGCAGGTTTCATAAGAGATCTGCTAAAGGTGGTGGGAGTTCCTCTCGTAGCACCCAGCGCAAATCCAGAAGGACTGAAACCAGCCACCAGCGTGAAGGAAGGTATGGCCTACTTTGGTAGGAGAGTGAATATTTACGTGGATGCAGGTAAGATAGTGGGTAAGCCCTCCACCATAGTGAGACTTATAGGTTACAGGAGTGTAAGACTGGTCCGTGAGGGGAACGTTCCTTTTCGGGAAGTTCTACGTTTTCTTTCTTCTTGA
- the secA gene encoding preprotein translocase subunit SecA, which produces MLSWIIRKILGTKNEREVKRLKRFVEEITKKEKELDPLTNREIRQLAQDLYTKVLNDEELREDITRGKIREEVLLAFAIVREAGKRTLGLRFFDVQLLGGLVLHEGKIAEMKTGEGKTLVATSSAFVNALTDRGVHVVTVNDYLARRDAQWMGPIYKFLGLKVGVINSDYSSYLVEWVDEELAQRAIEENLRVWPAGYTEEVLPSHLASVEAKKAFFTKLVPTTRREAYEAHITYGTNNEFGFDYLRDNMAFSLEEIVQVKGHHYAIVDEVDSILIDEARTPLIISGPAEMDTEIYYTADRVVRKLVKDEDFTVDEKHRTVHLTESGIKKLEQLLGVENLYDIRHIDLLHAIHQAIRAHHLFKRDVHYIVRDNQVLIVDEFTGRVLPGRRWSDGLHQAIEVKEGVPIQQENQTLASITFQNYFRLYTKLAGMTGTAETEALEFKEIYGLDVVVVPTHRPMRRIDHPDLVFKTKKEKWKAVVDIIKQEHAKGRPILVGTISIEDSEHLSQLLQKEGIPHNVLNAKHHEKEAQIIAQAGRLGAVTISTNMAGRGTDILLGGNPEYLAREILIKRGKDPQEASQEEWKEALEEAYRITEEEKKKVVELGGLLVIGTERHESRRIDNQLRGRAGRQGDPGESRFVLSLEDDLMRIFGGDRVKKLMEVLKIPEGEPIESRMVTKAIENAQKRLEAQNFQIRKRLLEYDNVMNTQRMAVYAMRRDILEGKGLEEYLEEFVRDVLSERVKEFLQEDDPELWDTKSLEEYLRDLTGEEINLPTVRDREELVELVVKKVMETLSKKKEELGEELYQQVLKIVMLSTLDHLWREHLHILDRLREGIYLRGYAAKDPLVEYKKESFYLFEDMMRNFKERVLGDVLRLQVRSPEELEEEIQREEEEKEELLKKAVYLAPQEKADQKGPKRKTLKERLQSRRKKT; this is translated from the coding sequence ATGTTAAGCTGGATCATCCGGAAAATATTAGGTACAAAGAACGAAAGGGAAGTAAAGAGATTAAAGAGGTTTGTGGAAGAGATAACTAAAAAAGAGAAGGAGCTGGATCCTCTCACCAACAGAGAGATAAGACAGCTGGCTCAGGATCTTTACACTAAGGTACTCAACGACGAAGAACTGAGAGAAGACATAACCCGAGGAAAGATAAGGGAAGAAGTTCTTCTGGCCTTTGCCATAGTGCGGGAGGCAGGAAAACGCACATTAGGCCTTAGGTTCTTTGACGTGCAACTTCTGGGTGGTTTGGTGCTTCACGAAGGCAAGATAGCGGAGATGAAGACGGGAGAAGGTAAAACCCTCGTGGCTACATCCTCAGCCTTTGTGAATGCTCTTACAGATCGCGGTGTTCATGTGGTGACGGTAAACGACTATTTGGCGAGGCGTGATGCTCAGTGGATGGGTCCCATTTACAAGTTTTTGGGGCTTAAGGTGGGGGTAATAAACTCTGACTACTCCTCTTATCTGGTGGAGTGGGTGGATGAGGAACTTGCCCAGAGAGCTATAGAGGAAAACCTGAGAGTCTGGCCGGCGGGTTATACCGAAGAGGTTTTACCTTCTCATCTTGCCAGTGTGGAGGCCAAGAAGGCCTTCTTTACCAAGCTGGTACCCACCACCAGGAGAGAGGCCTACGAGGCTCACATCACCTATGGTACCAACAACGAGTTTGGTTTTGATTACCTAAGAGACAACATGGCCTTCTCCTTGGAAGAGATAGTACAGGTGAAAGGACACCACTACGCTATAGTAGACGAAGTGGACTCTATACTCATAGATGAGGCGAGAACCCCCCTCATCATATCAGGACCGGCAGAAATGGACACGGAGATATACTACACGGCGGACAGGGTAGTGCGTAAGCTGGTCAAGGACGAAGATTTTACGGTGGACGAAAAACACAGGACAGTTCATCTCACGGAGTCAGGTATAAAGAAACTGGAACAGCTTCTGGGAGTAGAAAACCTCTACGACATAAGACACATAGACCTCCTACATGCTATACACCAGGCCATAAGGGCACATCATCTCTTCAAGAGGGACGTTCACTACATAGTGAGGGATAACCAAGTACTGATAGTGGACGAATTTACAGGAAGGGTTCTGCCCGGAAGACGCTGGTCGGATGGTCTGCATCAGGCTATAGAGGTAAAGGAAGGTGTGCCTATACAACAAGAAAACCAAACTCTTGCCTCTATAACCTTCCAAAATTACTTCAGACTTTACACCAAACTGGCCGGTATGACAGGAACGGCAGAAACGGAGGCTTTAGAGTTTAAGGAGATATACGGTCTTGATGTAGTGGTGGTACCTACCCACAGACCCATGAGGAGGATAGATCATCCTGATCTGGTTTTTAAAACCAAGAAAGAAAAATGGAAAGCGGTGGTGGACATCATAAAACAAGAACATGCCAAAGGAAGACCTATACTGGTAGGTACCATATCCATAGAGGACTCCGAACATCTGTCACAACTTCTCCAGAAGGAAGGAATACCTCATAACGTTCTCAACGCCAAGCATCACGAAAAAGAGGCTCAGATTATAGCCCAGGCTGGGAGGTTGGGTGCCGTTACCATATCCACCAACATGGCAGGTAGGGGGACCGACATACTGCTGGGAGGTAATCCTGAGTACTTGGCCAGAGAGATCCTTATCAAGAGGGGTAAGGATCCTCAGGAAGCTTCCCAGGAGGAGTGGAAAGAGGCCCTTGAGGAAGCTTACAGAATTACGGAAGAGGAGAAAAAGAAGGTAGTAGAACTGGGTGGTCTTCTGGTGATAGGAACCGAAAGACACGAGAGCAGGCGTATAGATAACCAGCTTAGGGGCAGAGCAGGTAGGCAAGGAGATCCCGGTGAATCGCGCTTTGTACTATCCCTAGAGGACGATCTTATGCGCATTTTCGGGGGTGACAGAGTAAAGAAACTTATGGAAGTCCTGAAGATCCCGGAAGGTGAACCCATAGAGAGCAGGATGGTTACCAAGGCCATTGAGAACGCCCAGAAGAGATTAGAAGCCCAGAACTTCCAGATAAGGAAGAGACTGCTGGAGTACGACAACGTTATGAACACCCAGAGGATGGCTGTTTACGCTATGCGTAGAGACATACTGGAAGGTAAGGGTCTGGAGGAGTATCTGGAGGAGTTTGTGAGAGATGTTCTGTCGGAACGAGTGAAGGAGTTTCTGCAAGAAGATGATCCGGAGTTATGGGATACAAAATCTCTGGAAGAGTACCTTAGGGACCTCACAGGTGAGGAGATAAACTTGCCTACCGTTAGGGATAGAGAAGAACTGGTGGAGTTAGTGGTGAAAAAGGTTATGGAGACACTGAGTAAGAAGAAGGAAGAGCTAGGGGAAGAACTATACCAACAAGTTCTTAAGATAGTTATGCTGTCCACCCTTGATCATCTTTGGAGGGAGCATCTGCACATACTGGACAGGCTAAGAGAGGGTATATACCTGAGAGGTTACGCAGCCAAGGATCCTCTTGTGGAGTACAAGAAGGAGTCCTTTTACCTCTTTGAGGACATGATGAGAAACTTCAAAGAACGTGTGCTAGGAGATGTACTGAGACTACAGGTAAGATCTCCGGAGGAGCTGGAAGAAGAGATACAGAGGGAGGAGGAAGAGAAGGAAGAGCTCCTCAAGAAAGCCGTTTACTTGGCTCCTCAGGAAAAGGCAGATCAAAAAGGGCCAAAGAGGAAAACTCTTAAGGAGCGGCTTCAATCAAGAAGAAAGAAAACGTAG
- the pstS gene encoding phosphate ABC transporter substrate-binding protein PstS, protein MRKTLAVLAVSAPLFAMEITGAGATFPQPLYQRWAYEFEKATGYKVNYQGIGSGGGIRQITNRTVDFGASDAPLTPEELEKNKLLQFPTVIGAVVVTYNVPELGKRVLNLDSKAVCDIYLGKITKWNDPYLQSINPGVRLPDRDIVVVHRSDGSGTSFIFTTWLSQTCPEWKEKVGAGTAVNWPTGIGAKGNPGVTNYVKRSEGGIGYVEYIYAKENNLPMARIKNSAGHWVEPSPKTMQAAAAGAKWDPSKHFYEVLVNQPGKDSYPIAGATFILLAKDQPERSKKATTFFRWAFEKGDNTALQLHYVPLPKKVKEEIFKYWQQHGVNP, encoded by the coding sequence ATGAGAAAAACTTTGGCTGTTCTTGCCGTATCGGCCCCCCTTTTTGCTATGGAGATAACAGGTGCCGGTGCTACCTTCCCTCAACCCCTCTATCAGCGTTGGGCTTACGAATTTGAGAAGGCTACGGGTTATAAGGTGAACTATCAGGGAATAGGGTCGGGTGGTGGTATAAGGCAGATTACCAACAGAACCGTAGACTTTGGTGCATCGGACGCTCCTCTGACCCCGGAGGAGTTGGAGAAGAACAAGCTTCTACAGTTTCCCACCGTCATCGGTGCTGTGGTTGTTACCTACAACGTTCCGGAGTTGGGTAAAAGGGTCCTCAACTTAGATTCAAAGGCGGTGTGTGATATATACCTGGGTAAGATAACCAAGTGGAACGATCCTTACCTGCAAAGTATAAACCCTGGCGTAAGACTTCCCGATAGGGACATAGTGGTGGTACACAGATCTGACGGATCAGGTACCTCCTTTATATTCACCACATGGTTGTCTCAAACTTGTCCAGAATGGAAGGAGAAGGTAGGTGCGGGAACTGCGGTAAACTGGCCCACAGGAATAGGTGCCAAAGGTAATCCCGGTGTAACCAACTACGTGAAAAGATCCGAGGGTGGGATAGGTTATGTGGAGTACATATATGCCAAGGAGAACAACCTTCCCATGGCCAGGATAAAGAACAGCGCAGGTCATTGGGTTGAGCCTTCTCCCAAAACCATGCAGGCAGCAGCAGCGGGAGCTAAGTGGGATCCTTCCAAGCACTTCTATGAGGTTTTGGTAAATCAACCTGGTAAGGACAGCTATCCTATAGCGGGTGCCACCTTCATCTTGTTGGCCAAAGACCAACCCGAAAGATCCAAGAAGGCCACCACCTTTTTCCGTTGGGCCTTTGAGAAGGGTGACAACACCGCTCTTCAGCTCCATTACGTACCTCTTCCCAAAAAGGTTAAGGAAGAAATCTTCAAGTACTGGCAACAGCACGGTGTAAATCCTTGA
- a CDS encoding 3'-5' exonuclease, which translates to MLYEKKMKRGILKFLLGDRFYDVNWDVDRNRRVEDTVFVVLDTETSDIKGTNLLSVGALKVVNLTLDLSTAFHVTVKSTPTDHTGIKVHGITPHDIRQGMKEEEVCDLFLAYAKGSVLVGYFLDLDIRAINRALRRHKKPPFCPPSLDLLDLLPPSKKNIPLEELLLHYGLPVTQRHSAIEDAYMTALLFLVLMTKHRGKRLSQLPVS; encoded by the coding sequence ATGCTGTATGAAAAGAAGATGAAAAGAGGCATTCTAAAGTTTCTTTTGGGAGACAGGTTCTACGATGTTAACTGGGATGTGGACAGAAACAGGAGGGTGGAGGATACCGTTTTCGTGGTGCTGGATACAGAAACCTCTGACATAAAAGGTACAAACCTCCTCAGTGTAGGTGCACTAAAGGTGGTGAACCTTACTCTAGATCTCTCCACAGCCTTTCACGTAACGGTAAAGAGTACGCCCACAGACCACACGGGGATAAAGGTGCACGGCATAACACCTCACGACATCAGACAAGGTATGAAAGAGGAAGAAGTGTGTGACCTTTTCTTAGCCTATGCTAAGGGAAGTGTTCTCGTTGGTTACTTTTTAGACTTAGACATAAGGGCTATAAACAGAGCACTGAGAAGACACAAGAAGCCACCTTTCTGTCCTCCTTCCCTGGACCTTCTGGATCTTCTTCCACCCAGTAAGAAAAACATCCCTTTAGAGGAGCTCTTACTCCACTATGGTCTTCCGGTAACCCAAAGGCACTCTGCCATCGAAGATGCCTACATGACGGCCCTCCTCTTTCTTGTACTTATGACGAAACACAGAGGTAAGAGACTCTCCCAGCTTCCCGTATCTTAA
- the pstB gene encoding phosphate ABC transporter ATP-binding protein PstB gives MNSPKIEVIDLNFYYNKNHVLRNINMPVYENKVTAIIGPSGCGKTTLLRCFNRMHDLYPGNRYEGKILLDGKNILDKDVDLMELRSRVGMVFQKPTPFPMSIFDNVAFGLRLRGVKGSELRDRVEQALKDAALWEEVKDRLKESAFSLSGGQQQRLCIARAIAIEPEVLLFDEPTSALDPISTAKIEELVVELKKRITVVIVTHNMQQAARVSDYTAFMYLGELVEFGPTEKIFTRPSQKLTEDYITGRFG, from the coding sequence ATGAACTCACCTAAGATAGAGGTGATAGATCTGAACTTTTACTACAACAAGAATCACGTCCTTAGGAACATCAACATGCCTGTTTACGAAAACAAAGTTACCGCCATAATAGGACCATCCGGTTGTGGTAAGACCACTTTATTGAGGTGCTTCAATAGGATGCATGACCTTTATCCAGGTAACAGGTACGAAGGTAAAATTCTTCTGGACGGTAAGAACATACTGGACAAAGACGTAGATCTTATGGAACTCAGAAGTAGGGTAGGGATGGTGTTTCAAAAACCTACTCCTTTCCCTATGTCTATATTTGACAACGTGGCCTTTGGTCTCAGGTTGAGGGGTGTGAAAGGCAGTGAGCTCCGCGATAGAGTGGAGCAGGCACTGAAGGACGCAGCCCTCTGGGAAGAAGTTAAGGACAGGCTCAAGGAGTCCGCCTTCTCCCTGTCGGGTGGACAACAGCAGAGGTTGTGCATAGCAAGAGCCATAGCCATAGAACCTGAAGTGCTTCTCTTTGATGAACCAACATCAGCCTTAGATCCCATCTCCACCGCTAAAATAGAGGAGCTGGTGGTGGAACTTAAGAAGCGTATAACGGTGGTTATAGTAACCCATAACATGCAACAGGCTGCCCGTGTATCGGACTACACCGCCTTTATGTACTTAGGTGAGTTGGTGGAGTTCGGTCCTACAGAAAAGATCTTTACCAGACCTTCTCAAAAGTTGACAGAAGACTATATAACGGGGAGGTTTGGCTGA
- a CDS encoding hydroxyacid dehydrogenase codes for MTTVVFTSLWREDEEYYREHLKGMKVLTFSQSIEELPEEVLCEAEVACVFVMDRVSSQVLEKMPRLKLLHTRSVGYDHIDIEECRNRGIVVTHLPEYSPSAVAQHAFALLLHLVRKLDTIKERVRRMDFSQSYQLMSRNLEDMTLGIIGTGRIGSLMARYALSFGMKVLAYDVVTRKDLLDLGVRYTSLEDLLRESDAVSLHVPYTPQTHHLLNASNMSLLKDGCIIINTSRGAVIDTKALYHFFREGKIGAVGLDVFEEEKTLILGRYRDGEGSSLLLKLLEMTHSDRVIITPHVAFLTDRAVSKIREETLRILRAYAEGDMTFISSYSVFRA; via the coding sequence ATGACCACAGTAGTTTTCACCAGCTTGTGGAGGGAGGATGAGGAATACTACAGGGAACATCTGAAAGGTATGAAGGTCCTTACCTTTTCTCAGAGTATAGAGGAGCTTCCGGAAGAGGTTCTGTGTGAGGCAGAGGTGGCCTGTGTCTTTGTGATGGATCGCGTATCTTCTCAGGTTTTGGAAAAGATGCCTAGATTAAAACTCCTTCACACCCGTTCGGTAGGTTATGACCACATAGACATAGAGGAGTGCAGAAATAGGGGTATAGTGGTCACTCATCTGCCCGAATACTCACCTTCGGCAGTGGCTCAACACGCCTTTGCCCTCCTACTGCATCTAGTAAGAAAACTGGATACGATAAAGGAGCGCGTCAGAAGGATGGATTTCTCCCAGTCTTATCAACTGATGTCCAGAAATCTGGAGGACATGACTTTGGGGATCATAGGTACCGGTAGGATAGGTTCCCTTATGGCCAGGTATGCTCTGTCTTTTGGTATGAAGGTTCTAGCCTACGATGTGGTTACCCGAAAAGATCTGCTAGATCTGGGAGTCAGATACACATCCTTAGAAGATCTGCTGAGGGAAAGTGACGCTGTATCCCTTCACGTACCTTACACACCCCAGACCCATCATCTTCTCAACGCCTCCAACATGTCCCTTCTTAAGGACGGCTGTATCATTATCAACACATCCAGAGGTGCTGTTATAGACACAAAGGCCCTGTATCACTTTTTCCGAGAAGGAAAGATAGGAGCTGTTGGTTTAGATGTTTTTGAGGAGGAGAAGACTCTAATTTTGGGAAGGTACAGAGATGGTGAAGGTAGCTCACTACTCTTAAAACTCCTGGAGATGACCCACAGTGACAGAGTCATCATAACACCTCACGTAGCCTTCCTGACAGATAGGGCTGTCAGTAAGATAAGGGAAGAGACCCTCAGGATCCTGAGGGCCTACGCTGAAGGTGATATGACTTTTATTTCATCTTATTCTGTTTTCCGTGCTTGA
- the pstA gene encoding phosphate ABC transporter permease PstA has protein sequence MKRRKLISNLMMILSGLLAFYGIAWLSWIFFTLFINGVRYINVDFFTQDPVPAGMEGGGAKNALVGHLIITALATMMGVPIGVMAGVYFSEYGKNSPLFRVLRHVTDIMVSAPSIVVGAVVYALMVKPMGHFSALAGSVALALIMLPVIAITTDEMLKLVPLQMREAAYALGAYRYNVIWKVVLRAAKRGVMTGILLGIARVAGETAPLLFTAFYNDDTSFSLLKPMASLTVMMYNYVMGPYEEWHQQAWALALVLTVGVLFLFLLSRILLHTRFTSPIYYIIKSLLRRNGL, from the coding sequence ATGAAGAGGCGCAAGCTCATCAGCAACCTTATGATGATACTCTCCGGCTTGTTGGCCTTTTACGGAATAGCCTGGCTCTCTTGGATCTTCTTTACCCTTTTCATTAACGGAGTGAGATACATAAATGTGGATTTCTTTACCCAAGACCCAGTTCCTGCCGGTATGGAAGGAGGTGGTGCCAAAAACGCTCTTGTAGGCCACCTTATCATAACCGCTCTGGCCACCATGATGGGAGTACCCATAGGTGTAATGGCAGGTGTGTACTTTTCAGAATACGGGAAAAACTCTCCCCTTTTTAGGGTTTTGCGTCATGTTACCGATATTATGGTGAGTGCCCCTTCTATAGTGGTGGGTGCTGTAGTTTACGCTCTTATGGTGAAACCTATGGGTCATTTCAGTGCTCTTGCTGGTTCCGTTGCTTTAGCCCTCATAATGCTTCCCGTTATAGCCATAACCACCGACGAGATGCTGAAACTTGTTCCTCTTCAGATGAGAGAAGCTGCATACGCCTTGGGGGCTTACCGTTATAATGTCATCTGGAAAGTAGTACTCAGAGCGGCCAAAAGGGGTGTTATGACAGGGATCCTCTTAGGTATAGCTCGTGTGGCAGGTGAGACAGCCCCACTTCTTTTTACCGCCTTTTACAACGATGATACCTCCTTCTCTTTGCTCAAGCCTATGGCTTCTCTCACTGTTATGATGTATAACTACGTGATGGGACCTTATGAGGAATGGCACCAACAGGCCTGGGCTTTAGCTCTGGTTTTAACAGTGGGTGTGTTGTTTCTCTTTCTCCTGTCCAGAATACTGCTCCATACCCGTTTCACCTCTCCCATATACTACATCATAAAATCTCTGTTACGGAGGAACGGGTTATGA
- the pstC gene encoding phosphate ABC transporter permease subunit PstC, with product MHTVAGLGKKLLDRTLALLLALCSLGVGLLFPLLVLTVLVKEARLAINTFGLSFLVNTTWDPVAQQFGGATMVVGTLLSTFLSLLIAVPVAIGVAIFQTEMAPRWLRPITASLVELLASIPSIVYGMWGFLVLAPIMAQKVEPFLQKSLGQLPLVGKLFDGTPTGIDLLTTSVILSLMIMPFMASVIKDAFQMVPPVMKESAYAMGATRWEVIRKVVMPYTMSAMVGGAILATGRALGETMAVAFLAGNTPQIPRSLLDSFTTITVALANQFTEADTDLYLSSLYYLSLLLFLVSITLLAVSKYLLARFEGRTS from the coding sequence ATGCATACAGTGGCTGGTCTGGGAAAAAAACTTCTGGACAGAACACTGGCCTTACTTTTGGCGCTGTGCAGTTTGGGGGTGGGGCTTCTCTTCCCACTCCTTGTTCTTACAGTACTGGTTAAGGAAGCTCGCTTAGCCATAAACACCTTTGGACTTTCCTTTTTGGTAAACACCACGTGGGATCCGGTAGCTCAGCAGTTTGGGGGTGCCACCATGGTGGTGGGCACCTTGCTGAGTACTTTTCTGTCCCTTCTGATAGCTGTGCCCGTAGCTATAGGAGTGGCCATATTCCAAACAGAGATGGCTCCCCGTTGGTTAAGACCTATAACGGCTTCCTTGGTGGAACTTCTGGCCTCTATTCCCAGCATAGTTTACGGTATGTGGGGGTTTTTGGTGCTGGCTCCCATAATGGCTCAGAAGGTGGAACCTTTCCTACAGAAAAGTTTGGGTCAACTGCCTTTGGTGGGTAAACTCTTTGATGGCACACCCACAGGCATAGATCTTCTCACCACCAGCGTTATCCTCTCCCTTATGATAATGCCCTTTATGGCCTCCGTTATAAAGGATGCTTTTCAGATGGTACCACCCGTGATGAAGGAATCTGCTTACGCCATGGGTGCTACGCGTTGGGAGGTTATAAGGAAAGTGGTGATGCCTTACACCATGTCCGCCATGGTGGGTGGTGCCATACTGGCCACAGGAAGAGCCTTGGGAGAAACTATGGCTGTGGCCTTCTTGGCAGGTAACACTCCCCAGATACCCAGATCTCTTCTGGACTCTTTTACCACTATAACGGTGGCCTTGGCCAACCAGTTCACAGAAGCAGATACGGATCTTTATCTTTCCTCCCTTTACTACCTTTCTCTCCTGCTCTTTCTAGTTTCCATAACCCTACTGGCGGTGTCTAAGTACCTTCTGGCGCGCTTTGAGGGGAGGACAAGCTAA